TTTACCATGAGTGCATTTACACTTTATACGAGTGGTGACAGAGCCAGAATCCTTCGCCGCGTTAAAGCAAGAAGAGAACAGTAATTCAGTGGAGAACACAGCTCTTTGAAAGCAGAAACAGGAAACGCATGCAACTGCCACCCCATGTCACATCCTGTTTACCGCGCAAAGGCACGCCTTGCCCAGACCACAGCAGGTGACACGGAACAGGCAGGAACGTGACTTCAGAACCCGCCACACATGCCTAGAACCCGTATGCCTCTGCTCAAACAGAAGCCCTCTCCGCGCCAAAAATAGAAACCAAGCCAATTACACTACTGCTTCCTGCAGAGGTTATTTCCAGAAAAAACCCTTCAGGGTCTCTGCAAAATTAGgaagtgttttcccaggaaaCCGCGAGTTAATTttcgtcaaaaaaaaaaaaaaaaaaatcactggcAATGTCTGTCCTTGTCCTTAACGTGCGATAGGAGAAGGCCAGGCTAAATGGTGTGAACtttaggaggaaaaaaaaaaaaaaaaaaaaagaagaaaaagaaacagggaCTTACTTGTTAAAGGATTCATCCTGGAGGTTCATGACCAAACTATCCGCACTCAGATACACCTTGTTCTGCGAAGCCGCCACCtggaatgtacacacacacacacacacttaatacACCACCTGCTGAGGACATTAAACCAAATCTGCTGTTCCAAGCACTGCCAGACACAAGTGGGACAACACAAGATCCAATGCTTACTGAAATATGCCTGTAGAGCAGGTGCAATTCTCACAAagtaatgaatacaaaatgtacaaaactgCAGTCTGCCTTCtccagagtgagagtgagagtgagagtgagagaactgTTCTTTGGGAGTCTGGGGTTTggttccaatcgcttattttattCCTAATCGTCTCTTTGGTCCTTGGTCCTTTGGTCTTCGGTGACCTGGAAATCAATCGAGGTCGGCCATCCTTAAGGACATTCCgacctgttaaatgttccttggAGGAGCGAGGATGCTTCCGGAGGAGACTTCAGCGAGGATATCCGGAAGTCAGTACAAATGATCTAGAGATGATCTACCTGAGGATCCACCACTCACTTCAAAATTATAATAAcgtcatccaaagtgacttacagttgactatgcaggggacaatgtagggttaagggccttgttcaccAGGGtttgaacaaccaaccttccgggtcccactGATGTACCTTAAacgactacgctacaggctgcctcaatGATGCTTGACTAAGTAAGGACCTAGCACTAGCCCAATACGTCGCCTCAACccaactctgtaccatttactTGGAGCTATTAAGCAAGGAAATGACGGCAAGAGGAGATGAAAATAAGCGATAGAAATGGACCGTAGTTCTTGCATAGCAGCTTGACAATTATAAATGGCAGTTTTTCTCTGTGATTCTCTAATGTTGTCTAATGTTGGCACTCAAAGTCATCTAGGTTGGAGGGTTTGTGcagggttttttccccccacaccgCTTCAGAGAGGAGGATAAGGATGAGATTTCGGACGAAAGGaaaagagcccccccccccccgtcttccAGCATTCGCCTCCTTCAGCCTTTCGCACCCTCTCAGTGTCGCTACACGTGGTCTCCATTTCTCCGTGAAAGGCGCTGCTAAAAGGCATATAATCCCCCCCTTTTGTCACGTCAGGCCCCGTCCGAAGGCCTTGAGTTATCGTCTTCCAAAGCGCTTCAAATAGCAGCGGCCGCTGAAAAGATTAGGCCTCGTGACAAACCCGCGAATTCCGCCGGGAATCGCACAACAATCCCCGGGTCCCACCAGGAGAAACCAGCTGGAGAAAGGTTACATTGAATCTCTGAGCGGGTTCCCGTCGGGACTTGTTTTAAAGAGGAACGAACCGTAACCGAGACGCACCGCCCCAGCGCAAACCGCAGTCCGCTCGACAACTTTACGGGACGGATAAGAAGCGAGGATCGATATTTTAAGGAGCGGAAAAAATGCCTCCGCACGACAAAAGTGCCGATCTGTCGACGGCACGAGCTGGGAAATGAGAGGCCTGTTTTCATAAACGCCCTTAAATAACAAGACACAAAGCGTTCTGCGGATAAAGGATGGAAATAAAAAGAAGGAAAGCGATGAAAAGGGACCAGGTTTGAACAAAGACAAGTGTACCCTGGGGCGCAGAAGCTTTCAGGCACCAAAGCAATTAATGAAAGTCATTTTAATCTGATCTAATTCTGAGCTGGCAGATGAACAGCGTGAACACGCGCTCCCTGGTTTCCAGCCGTATGAGAAACACAAACGACACAGGTTCCAAATGAACGTTTTTACAGACGACCGTGCATTATATCTCCGACTTTTAACGGGACTGGCTAAAGACGGAGTGAATGCTCAACGATCAAAATCTGTCACCCCATTTCCTGCCCAAAACCGGCAGAAAAATCCTCCCGGCTGGGATTGCTCACCTGTCCATTCCTCAGCCTGGCCGGCTAAAATTAAGATGGCTCTTGGTGTTCCGGCACTTTCcccaaagaggtctggcagagcGTCTTTCATCCATAGTCTAAATGGATGCTTAATTTGATTTCTAAATGTACACACTGGCCAGTAACTCAATCTGCAATTCATTTCGCTGCTGAATTTGCTGACTACAGATTTACACACGTTGTTTGTTTAAGAGGAAATGCATTATAAAAGAGAGGTATGGAAAAGACAGCTTGAAAAGCTGAACTTCAACAAACAACGCTCAATACCTTAACATCAGTAAGATGATATCCTATGGACCCAGCATAGACATTGGTGAACTTCTCGGTCTTTGAGTAAAAATGATTGAATTGCGCCTTTGCATGTTAGTTGAGAAGAAGTGACACTACGCTGTTTTAAAGACAAAACAGAGTACTTGAAGTGAAGCGTTGCTAGGTTATAAGTTTATGATATCTGAAACAATGAATCAGCCGAACGTAAACATAGTGGTTTGGCATTGTTAAGTTAGGAGTAAGTTATCGTGAGGTAATGAATCTCTCTCAAATCAATCACAATGCAAGGTTGGAACTAAATGTAATAACTTATGTTGTATAATGTGCGATATTTGTGGTTGTAAAGTGGAGTGGGAGTCCAGCTGCAGAGGACTCCTACATACCGTCTTAGCGATGTTCTGGGCGGCCCGGATTCGCCGCAGTTTCAGGTAGCCAGGATTCTTGGTCACGGCCTCTCCCAACTGCCAAGCAAAGAGAAGGAAGCTTTAAcacctttaacttttcacacCAAATATAAACCATATACTCACAAACTTtgtaaatacacatttaaaaaaggtttttttggttTAGGTGACAGTTGTTGCGTTTACCATTTTGGCAGCTTCTGCCTCTCCTTCTGCCTGGATGATCTTCTGTCTCTGGTCCTGTTTGGCCTTCTCCACATAGAACTGTGCCCTCTGAGCCTCCTGCTGGgctgtggacacacacagagacatgagtacacacaaacacatcaacacacacacacacaaacacaaacccacacaaacccacacacacacacacacacacacacacacacacacacacacacacatatcaacacagacacacacacacacacaaacacacacacaaacacacacacacacacacacacacacacacacacacacacacacacacacaaacatgaacaaataaacacacacgcacgcacaaccCATAACCCTGTTTGGCCACCACCACATAGAAGTGCAAACTCTGAGCCTCCTGTTGGGCtgtagacagacacagagacatgaGTACACACGAACAGGAACGaacaggaacaaaaacaaacaaacaaacacgcacgccCTCTACCCTTGTTTGGCCTCCACCACATAGAAGTGCAAACTCTAAGCCTCCTGTTGGCCtgtggacacagacacactccgactcacacgagcacacactcacacactcacacactcacacactcacacactcacacactcacacactcacacactcacacactctcgggGGGGCTGGTACTTGTGCGTCAGGTCGCCGAGCACAGAGAGAGCTCCAATCACGCATGTTTCATCCTCTTAAAATGCCGTGCAAAAGCACTGGGCTTATCTGCCACACAAAACACCTGATTCAGGTATTAAAGCATTAGAAAATCATTACTGTGCTCCCTTTAAAGCACGTTTTGCAACCATTTCTGCTCAACCGAAGCCGAACCGTAAGTTTTCCCTGTAATCTCCTTTCAGAAAAgattctacaaaaaaaaaaaactaaattacacGGCTGTAACAATGCTGGTGCAAGGGCAAAGCCCTTTGAAAAGTCAACACAAGCTGAAGTTAAATTGCCTAAAATGACAGGAATCAAGGTAGACAAAGGTAGACAGTGCTCCCACTGTTtagcattttaataaaaatcatACAACAGAAAAGCCCATTTAAAAACAGGGCATCATCGGGCCAGCTCATTCCATTAAGGCACCATGCGGTAGAGCACGGATGGGCCTCACAGTCTCATAAAGCATAGGGACTGTACCAGTGTTGACTTTGGCTGGCAACACCACAAGGGCAACTCACTATTGGCGATGGCATTGTTCAGGTACGGGTGGGTTTAGTTGGTTTAGGGGTCTGCATTTCAGTGCCATCTAGTGACCCCCATTGGTTGATAGGGTGCCTGTAGACCGTATGCTAAGCCCTTAGAGTACATAATATACAGAGACAACGAGGCCAATAGAAGCCTATGGGGGAAACATTCTGACACACGGGGTAACAGGAAGTGTAATAGTTCTGGTCACTGTTCATGCTCATTTGGGAAAATAGACTTTTTGAGGGTTACATAGAAATAGGCATCCCCAGACtttgttaaattgttaaatTGATTGATCAAAAACTGATGGCTCAAAAACTGGCCCCTTGCCCATTCAGCCCTGCGCTATTtgctattaaaataaataaggtaTCCAATTAAAATATATGAACCATGTTGGCTGTGGCCCTGGCATAAGTAGAGAGCTACTGATCATTGGACACATAAAATTTGAATGTACAACTTACCATTTATATTAATGGccataaaatatttgttgtattttttaaatctgcagGACTCCAACTTCAACAAATAATATAATCGGAGGGTATACCTTTAACTGTAATATGACAAATTGCGTTACTAAGTTAAGTTATCGGTTCACTGTATATTTCACACAGGTCTGCCTCCTAAGAGGATACCTTTTCAGAGAAACAGCACACTCTACTGGTGAGAAATATTATCCATACCCTAAATCTTAAGACCTGCATGCACAGTTATGGACAAAtgctaaaatatttacattaattcagcttcacagaaacaaacattAACTACTTTTCACATTGTAAAATTAAACATGTTATGCTATATGTGTATGTCTCCCATTTCTTGTTAAATGGGCTCTTTGCTTACTGTAGACAAGAGAATGTCCACATTAAACCAACTTTTAGTTCACATCATGTATTATTAGGGTGGTTTGTTTATATAGCTGGTTTCAAAACAGATTCttattttttggaaaagaaATCAAAAAGGGTGGGAATGTTTCCTCTTTCTAAACACTTTTCTTGTAAATACTTCTCttttcttgtgaaaaagaaaaaaatccaaccatgtaaatgtcaatatttacactgaaaaatacagagaacaagttccaaaaaaaaggaattcctggcatttggcagagagTATGAGCACTTGCACTTCTGTAGAAACCCGTTTAAAGAATTCACATTtgtatataaatgcatttaaggCCAGGAGAATGAGCTCTACAGAACAAAAGGTAGAGGCAGTACCACTGATCTGATCACTTCACATGCCATTTGTGGCAAACAATACATTATCATAAGGAACTTGATTTAACCTTGATTTAATACATGCTGGAGTAAAGCCAAGTAAGTGTTACCAGATATGTGTTAATTCACTTGGTACATTATTTTTGGCTTGAATTCATCACTATCTTGGGTTAAAAACAGGAGCATGCATTATCCAACCCTTCCAGGGAATTGAGTACTACTGCTTGCCAATTTCATTAGGAATTCTGAATTCAGGATTTGGCAGATGCCAACTCTTGATTTGCAGCTATCAGAAGCACTTTGCCGTTTGAGTGTAGCGCTAGTAATGGTGCTAACAAAAGCATTGTCCTATGTGAATGTAGGGCTTGaataaaaactgtaaaaaaactgAGTCAATACATTGTGCAGCCTCACTAGCAAGCTGCTAACAGAAACACTGTCTATATGAATGTAGGGCTAGCAAGCTGCTAACAAAAACACTGTACAATATGAATGTAGGGCTAGCAAGCCGCTAAAAGAAACACTGTCTATGTGAATGTGGGGCTAGCAAGCTGCTAACAGAGTCATTGTGCAAATCTAGCGTGAGCCTGAGAGAGACGCTGTCACGCACCGACTTGCTTGGCCTCCACAGCGGCCGTGTACTCCCTGCTGAAGCTCAGCTCGGTGATGGCCACGTCATCCAGGATGATGTTGAAGTCCTTGGCTCTCTCAAACAGCTCTCTGCGAATCAGCAAGGACACCTACGGCAGACAGGGAGGGCGGGAGAGGGTGAAGGACAGAGGGCAGGCATCCAAACTTGGAGTTTCATGGACAAACTCCAACTTGACCTGTATTTGTGAAACTGGCGCCAGGAGTATTAAATCTGTGTGAACTAAGCACTTCTTTTCAGCACTTTTAAGCACCTTTCTTCACATATTTTAGATATGCTGCCAGAGCATTGCACTCAAGCCTATATGCATGCAGCAGTAATCTCATAATTATATAGAGTGCCTAATCCTTCTCTTTTCTGCCTTCTTCATGGGAGTTTTGCCCTGAGTTTGCAGACTGATCAagcctcatccctctcctgGTTCAACCCCATGCCATGACGCAACCTGGAGGCCTATATTCATCTGCACTGCATATTACTACACATCTCTGACTGCCTATTTTAACCAGCTACTTCAACTACCTCAGATTTATCATTTGCGCTGTTAAATCCCGCCTTACAATTCTGTTACCATTCATTCTCTCGACCATTACACTGGACTGGCCAGCAGAGGATAGGCTCCCCATGCAGGGGCCGGGTTCCTGTCAAAATATTGCTTCCCATTAGGGAGTAGTTTCTCATCactgtttgaatgtttttcttCCCTCTGCAGTATTTCTACGGTCTTTGTGACATAGTGACTGTGTAAAAAAGTGATACACAATTAAAGTTGAATTGAAACTAAGGCACCTAGTGAAGGTACGCAAGAAAAAGGCTGTGGATAAATGTTAACTTTCACTTGTACTCGATAAATCCGCATTGGCTTCCCTCCAGCACCCTCCTGGTACAAGCCAACACCTACCAATACATCAAAGCTGTCCTGAAATGTaccctctttttattttttacttaaggGTACTGCACTTtgctgtttgtgctgtttttaacCAGCTCTGGTTGGACTTTAAACTGTGCGCTTGTGCAGTTATTGTGTAACACGCATTGGCGGGTGTGGTTTAAGTATACTCCATAAAGTTTGCAGTCATTTCAAAACTTTCTGGCCTGACAACAATTGGTcgttggggaaaaaagaaaatgtcctcACTTGTGCTgaattatatgaaaataaatcacagtcGCAGTGGTGTCATTCCTTGGACAGAAGACCAAGGCCCTAAGATGGAGGCAGTTACTGCATTTCCTCAATCAGGTCAGCCAGGTCGAGTCAAAAGCATTTGGGTTTGTGCATGAAACCCAAAGCCTTCTTATGCCCCTCCGAAGAACGATGGCTAATTTCCACCCTGGACCACAAACAGCCTGTTAAACCGGAGAGGAGCCAGGAGAAACAGAAGCATGGGCTCGAGACACCGAGAGGGAGTGAAAAACTGGCCTTACCAGGAGCAGGATGtggctgggggaaaaaaaaaacccacctgGCGCCTTAGCTCACCTAGCATTAGCATGGCTGCTGAAATGGGTTTAGTGCTAGCGCATATGCGCTAACTCATCCAGCGTTAACATTACTGTGAATATGCGGTTATCTTTGCTGTACTCCCCAGAGTTAGCGTGTGCGCTACTGCTGCGGGAGAACTGCACCTAGCGCTACTGTAAGAGTTAACATGTGCACTAAGGCCAAGTTGAAACTGTGGCTAGTGCTACCATAATGCCCAGATTTAACATTCACTGCAGTGGACCTGTGACTACCAAGCTTGTAATGTGCACAGTTAGCCTGCGCACTAGCGGCAACATGAATCTGCGGCTAGTGCTAGCGAATGGCTGGAGTTAGCATGCGCACTAGCCCATGGTGGACTCAGGGCTAGCCCCACTGAGCTGCCCAGCTAGCCTGCCCCTTTACCTGGGCTCTCTGCGTGATGAGCTGCGAGGCGTTGAACTTGGCCACCACGCTCTTCAGGACCTCGTTGACGATGGAGGGCAGCACGCGCTCGTCGTAGTCCTTGCCCAGCTGCTGGTACATGATGGGCAAGTTGGAGGCCACGGGCCGGGACAGCACACGGAGCGCGATGTTCACCATCTGCAGATCTGCGTTAGCATTTTAGCGGTTAGCACACACTCATCCCTCAACACTTGAGGACTCATACAAACTGCTGTTTGGAACCAGATAATGGTTCTGCACATGGAGAGTCTGCATCTGACATTTTTTTGTAACCTTCTGGCAACTGCCAGAAGCAGAACTACATGGCTCAACAACTTCAAGGAAAAAAACTGAGTGAGTGGGCATGTACATTACTTTGCCTCGTGATTATAAAGACACCCAGAAGTCACTCACTTCTTGGATGGAGACTGAACACAGCAAACAGAACGTCTCTTGTACCTATGACTACTCCTGTTACaatcccaccctctctctatgACGGACAGCTTCTCGGGCTAGCTACTTCGGAAAAGGTATGAACAACACTTGTGTTGCGTATGTTGCATGAGACAGTTTGTTTGAAGCATGCATACACAACTTACATTTTTCACACAGTCCACTGACATAGCTCGATTAGTCAGAAACCCAGTGCCCCTGCTAATTACATTGCATCTTACATTTTTCCGAACCCGGTTCTCT
The sequence above is a segment of the Conger conger chromosome 4, fConCon1.1, whole genome shotgun sequence genome. Coding sequences within it:
- the phb2b gene encoding prohibitin-2b isoform X2 produces the protein MANKEPNRLLQSLRDIASRMSSGSRGAGLGMKLLIGAGAFVYGVKEATYTVEGGQRAIIFNRIGGMQMDTVLAEGLHFRIPWFQYPVIYDIRARPRKISSLTGSKDLQMVNIALRVLSRPVASNLPIMYQQLGKDYDERVLPSIVNEVLKSVVAKFNASQLITQRAQVSLLIRRELFERAKDFNIILDDVAITELSFSREYTAAVEAKQVAQQEAQRAQFYVEKAKQDQRQKIIQAEGEAEAAKMLGEAVTKNPGYLKLRRIRAAQNIAKTVAASQNKVYLSADSLVMNLQDESFNNLSLGGLKK
- the phb2b gene encoding prohibitin-2b isoform X1, whose product is MANKEPNRLLQSLRDIASRMSSGSRGAGLGMKLLIGAGAFVYGVKEATYTVEGGQRAIIFNRIGGMQMDTVLAEGLHFRIPWFQYPVIYDIRARPRKISSLTGSKDLQMVNIALRVLSRPVASNLPIMYQQLGKDYDERVLPSIVNEVLKSVVAKFNASQLITQRAQVSLLIRRELFERAKDFNIILDDVAITELSFSREYTAAVEAKQVAQQEAQRAQFYVEKAKQDQRQKIIQAEGEAEAAKMLGEAVTKNPGYLKLRRIRAAQNIAKTVAASQNKVYLSADSLVMNLQDESFNKREFGPNIALHHKQ
- the phb2b gene encoding prohibitin-2b isoform X3 encodes the protein MANKEPNRLLQSLRDIASRMSSGSRGAGLGMKLLIGAGAFVYGVKEATYTVEGGQRAIIFNRIGGMQMDTVLAEGLHFRIPWFQYPVIYDIRARPRKISSLTGSKDLQMVNIALRVLSRPVASNLPIMYQQLGKDYDERVLPSIVNEVLKSVVAKFNASQLITQRAQVSLLIRRELFERAKDFNIILDDVAITELSFSREYTAAVEAKQVAQQEAQRAQFYVEKAKQDQRQKIIQAEGEAEAAKMLGEAVTKNPGYLKLRRIRAAQNIAKTVAASQNKVYLSADSLVMNLQDESFNKILALSPLV